In the genome of Fluviispira vulneris, one region contains:
- a CDS encoding PAS domain-containing protein: MEKETYIHFKKILDQFNLPNWFHPNSSLLSIWNSFGEIIFITKNCVSFYGYTADEIMRKQGFEFFPPDDFESHLNRFISVFNNIGVEYSFKKRILSKKGAYIYTESIAKTIYSDYFDEVLLFLISRKI, encoded by the coding sequence ATGGAAAAAGAAACTTATATTCATTTTAAAAAAATATTAGATCAATTTAACTTACCCAATTGGTTTCATCCTAACTCAAGCTTGCTTTCCATTTGGAATTCATTTGGCGAAATTATATTTATTACTAAAAACTGTGTTTCTTTTTATGGATACACTGCCGATGAGATTATGCGCAAACAAGGATTTGAATTTTTTCCACCCGATGATTTTGAAAGTCATCTTAATAGATTTATATCGGTATTTAATAATATTGGAGTTGAATATTCTTTTAAAAAAAGAATACTTTCAAAAAAAGGTGCTTATATCTATACTGAATCTATTGCAAAAACTATCTACTCCGATTATTTTGATGAAGTGCTTCTTTTTTTAATATCGCGCAAAATATAA
- a CDS encoding cryptochrome/photolyase family protein, with translation MQFRNSIVWLRRDLRLEDNIALSKACEMSENVIPLFIFDSNILSKLKNKEDRRVQYIYETLLQLRDELNKNGKDIIILYGKPEEEIEKIAKKLNIDALFCNKDYESYAYKRDQTVKKQLQAHNIQFFSYKDQVIFEEKEILNNQGQPYQVFTPYKKAWLTMYQKEKINIANYKIDKLCPKRNLDVFDSTLALADIGFNKINLSFRAGRVGGIECLQNFANKLSRYHEQRDLFALDGTSRLSVHLRFGTISIRELFLFAKKNHSEGSEIWQSELIWREFYKMILCQFPYVEKQSFKRQCANIKWIDNPEYFEKWKNGMTGFPIIDAAMRHFKQSGWMHNRLRMIVASFLSKDLLLDYRKGEEYFADNLIDFDLSSNNGGWQWCASTGCDAQPYFRVFNPAAQSKKFDPSGDFIRKYCPELKLLDDKYIHEPIKSPEKVLITAQCRLGIDYPKPIVQHDIQRLKAMNLFK, from the coding sequence TTGCAATTTAGAAACAGCATCGTTTGGTTGAGACGTGATTTACGTTTAGAAGATAATATTGCTTTAAGTAAAGCTTGTGAAATGTCTGAAAATGTTATTCCATTGTTTATTTTTGATTCAAATATTTTGAGTAAGTTAAAGAATAAAGAAGATAGAAGAGTGCAATATATTTATGAAACATTACTTCAACTCAGAGATGAACTTAATAAAAATGGAAAAGATATAATAATATTGTATGGAAAGCCAGAAGAAGAAATAGAAAAAATTGCTAAAAAATTAAATATCGATGCTCTCTTTTGTAATAAAGATTATGAGTCTTATGCATATAAAAGAGATCAAACAGTAAAGAAACAACTACAAGCTCACAATATCCAATTCTTTTCATATAAAGATCAAGTTATTTTTGAAGAAAAAGAAATTTTAAATAATCAAGGTCAGCCATACCAAGTGTTTACTCCCTATAAAAAAGCTTGGTTAACTATGTATCAAAAGGAAAAGATAAATATTGCAAATTATAAAATTGATAAATTATGTCCTAAAAGAAATTTAGATGTTTTCGATTCAACTTTAGCTTTAGCAGATATCGGTTTTAACAAGATAAATTTATCATTTAGAGCAGGCAGAGTGGGGGGGATAGAATGTCTTCAAAATTTTGCAAATAAATTAAGCCGATATCATGAGCAGCGGGATCTCTTTGCTTTGGATGGAACATCTCGACTTTCTGTGCATTTGCGTTTTGGTACTATATCTATCCGTGAGCTTTTTCTCTTTGCAAAGAAAAATCATTCAGAAGGATCTGAAATTTGGCAATCAGAGCTGATCTGGCGAGAATTTTATAAGATGATTCTTTGCCAATTTCCATATGTAGAAAAACAAAGTTTTAAGCGGCAGTGTGCAAATATTAAATGGATAGACAATCCTGAGTATTTTGAAAAATGGAAGAATGGGATGACAGGTTTTCCCATTATCGATGCTGCAATGCGACATTTTAAGCAATCAGGATGGATGCACAATCGATTGCGTATGATTGTAGCTTCTTTTTTATCTAAAGATCTCCTGTTAGATTATAGAAAAGGTGAGGAATATTTTGCAGATAATCTAATTGATTTTGACTTGTCTTCCAACAATGGGGGTTGGCAGTGGTGTGCGTCAACCGGATGCGATGCACAACCATACTTTAGAGTTTTTAACCCAGCAGCTCAGTCCAAGAAGTTTGATCCCAGTGGAGATTTTATCCGTAAATATTGTCCTGAATTAAAATTATTGGATGATAAATATATTCATGAGCCGATAAAATCACCAGAAAAGGTCTTGATCACAGCGCAGTGTCGCTTGGGGATAGATTATCCCAAACCAATTGTTCAACACGATATTCAGCGTTTAAAAGCAATGAATTTGTTTAAATAA
- a CDS encoding LptF/LptG family permease, whose protein sequence is MAVLQKLDRLMATEIISLTFVITASLSSIMIMGKLPRYADFLFSAPESVTTFLMLLLYIFPNVLKLTVPISLLLASAIVTIRMAADRELEAWMSSGVSIFRFAAMPTFLGIAVMLISLFSALYFEPYSTQQFNKFKWIQTRGVVEAVLANTIREKSFIYDVPSTEKVNMSLYFQKVSSDKSEFMNVFMGIKPPSENFFSVLVSETGSLKKTQNYGLPDYVFSLQDGTAYAERESNETLPVLIKEHPKTFYFSKSISAKIDLTQFPKPQDLIVTQFKDMDISLVNTFKSKFKTDSTFSGGADQLYPAAYIEFLKQQIDNSPNWKNDRLVIEKFLFILKQVAVPLSTLFLPIIGVCLGIQDPRRKQYGVYFGIGLVIFALYSSMSLCQQLILNFTISPICMLFIPPSVLIFIILILLRWRLRHPPSTGFIAFVRDDLFKIKFFTKKD, encoded by the coding sequence ATGGCCGTTTTACAAAAACTCGATCGTTTGATGGCAACTGAGATTATATCATTGACCTTCGTCATCACTGCAAGTCTCAGCTCTATTATGATAATGGGGAAATTGCCAAGATACGCTGATTTTCTTTTTTCGGCACCTGAAAGTGTCACAACATTTTTAATGTTGTTACTTTATATATTTCCTAATGTACTTAAATTAACAGTTCCTATATCTTTGTTACTTGCATCTGCTATTGTTACGATAAGAATGGCAGCTGATCGAGAACTAGAAGCCTGGATGTCCAGTGGCGTAAGTATATTTAGGTTTGCTGCAATGCCTACCTTTTTGGGTATAGCTGTTATGCTTATCTCATTGTTCAGTGCGCTTTATTTTGAGCCATACTCGACACAGCAGTTTAATAAATTTAAATGGATCCAGACGAGAGGTGTGGTTGAAGCGGTTCTTGCAAATACCATTCGAGAAAAATCATTTATCTACGATGTACCTTCTACTGAAAAAGTAAATATGTCACTTTATTTTCAGAAAGTTTCTTCAGATAAATCTGAATTTATGAACGTATTTATGGGTATTAAGCCACCTTCAGAGAATTTCTTCTCTGTCCTCGTATCAGAAACAGGTTCTTTAAAGAAAACGCAAAATTATGGATTACCCGATTATGTTTTCTCTTTACAAGATGGCACAGCCTATGCAGAACGTGAATCAAACGAAACTTTACCAGTATTGATCAAAGAGCATCCAAAAACATTTTATTTTTCAAAAAGTATCTCAGCTAAAATTGATCTAACTCAATTTCCTAAGCCTCAAGATTTAATTGTGACTCAGTTCAAAGATATGGATATATCTTTAGTGAATACATTTAAAAGTAAATTTAAGACCGATTCGACTTTTTCAGGTGGTGCTGATCAGTTATACCCAGCGGCTTATATAGAATTTTTAAAGCAACAAATAGATAATAGTCCAAATTGGAAAAATGATCGCTTGGTAATTGAAAAATTTCTTTTTATTTTAAAACAAGTCGCTGTACCTCTATCAACTTTATTTTTGCCCATCATAGGTGTTTGTTTAGGTATCCAAGATCCTCGGAGAAAACAGTATGGAGTCTATTTTGGAATTGGGCTCGTCATTTTTGCATTATATTCCTCTATGTCATTGTGCCAGCAGCTGATATTAAACTTTACCATAAGTCCAATATGTATGCTGTTTATCCCACCTAGCGTACTTATTTTTATTATACTTATTTTATTACGTTGGCGTTTACGTCACCCTCCTTCAACAGGTTTCATCGCTTTTGTGAGAGATGATTTATTTAAAATTAAATTTTTCACAAAAAAGGATTAA
- a CDS encoding Lon protease family protein, whose product MKNTKKTEASLTQNILTKREKEFPVAQKLQKTTLRFRRLNSDEVYRFCDFQSTAPEKKAKSEPNYDIISQVRAVRAINLGLGIQKPGYNIYVAGVQGTGKTSVIRSFLKKTAAHCPTPGDWIYVYNFKNPESPHAMELKTGIAKRFKKQMDELVEQLTVELVDAFQSEEYETNVNSTVNVSNEKKAKLFSELEKTAKIKNFGVKSTRMGIVTVPIIDGKPLSEKDYSELSDEQKEKIEGERNLLEPEVLDFARKVRSIENDTKNKLEELQSELGDYVVSQALIPFLKEYEAQKNVLEYLEDVKKHLLENLNEFLPDEEEGEGEGEEISTPSSYHLKKGDPHLPYRINVFVDNTEVEGAPIIIENNPTFYNLFGKIEKNIEYGVYTTDFKMIKAGSLARANGGYLVLNALDILRAPQVWDTLKRVVKNQKLFIEDLGEQYSILATSGLRPEPIPLNVKIILIGSDWIYRMLYQHDEDFNKIFKIKADFDAQMDRSNKTMEDYVEFISTRTKVENLLPFDDTGIAAIIEFGSRIVDDQDKLTTRFSLIKDITIEADFMAKERKTKKVSRSDVEKAIEERYMRSAAIEDHIIEMLKRKDIIISTSSRRVGEINGLAVYSLGDLSFGVPTRITCRTYKGKPGILNIEREASLSGKLHNKGVSILTSWLNATFAKKSPANISATICFEQNYNGVDGDSATLAELCLVLSTIANIPIDQGIGVTGSVNQFGEIQPIGGVNEKIEGFFKTCNLQGLNGRQGCIIPVQNVKHLMLNRDVRQAIEKNEFHIWPVSRAEEAFELLTGFHAGTWDDKKSCFEKGSAFEKIYKTLHSKTDHSEKKAKNSHKKVTKPKTTRKPSSPVRKKSTKK is encoded by the coding sequence ATGAAAAATACCAAAAAAACGGAAGCATCACTTACGCAAAATATTTTGACAAAAAGAGAAAAAGAATTTCCAGTAGCCCAAAAATTGCAAAAAACCACACTCCGGTTTCGCCGACTCAATTCTGATGAAGTTTATAGATTTTGTGATTTTCAATCCACAGCTCCGGAAAAAAAAGCTAAGTCAGAACCTAATTACGATATTATTTCGCAAGTAAGGGCTGTGCGTGCTATTAATTTAGGTCTTGGTATCCAAAAACCGGGTTACAATATTTATGTAGCAGGTGTGCAAGGTACAGGGAAAACGAGTGTCATCCGTTCCTTTTTGAAAAAAACGGCTGCGCATTGTCCAACTCCAGGGGATTGGATATACGTTTATAACTTTAAAAATCCTGAATCTCCGCATGCGATGGAACTTAAGACAGGAATTGCAAAACGTTTTAAAAAACAAATGGATGAACTCGTCGAACAGCTCACAGTTGAACTCGTTGACGCCTTTCAATCTGAAGAATACGAAACAAACGTAAATTCCACTGTCAATGTGAGCAATGAAAAAAAAGCAAAACTTTTTAGCGAACTGGAAAAGACCGCAAAAATAAAAAACTTTGGGGTTAAATCCACACGCATGGGTATTGTTACTGTACCGATTATCGATGGAAAACCTCTAAGCGAAAAAGATTATTCTGAATTAAGTGATGAGCAAAAAGAAAAAATTGAAGGTGAAAGAAATCTATTAGAACCTGAAGTTCTAGATTTTGCAAGAAAAGTGCGTTCCATAGAAAATGATACAAAAAATAAATTGGAAGAGCTGCAATCCGAATTGGGTGATTATGTTGTTAGCCAAGCACTCATTCCATTCTTAAAAGAATATGAAGCGCAAAAAAATGTGCTTGAATATTTAGAAGATGTAAAGAAACACCTCCTAGAGAATTTAAATGAATTTTTGCCTGATGAAGAAGAAGGGGAAGGCGAAGGAGAAGAAATTTCCACTCCTAGTTCCTATCATCTTAAAAAAGGCGATCCTCATTTACCATATAGAATAAATGTTTTTGTCGATAATACGGAAGTGGAAGGCGCTCCTATTATTATCGAAAACAATCCAACATTTTATAATTTATTTGGTAAAATTGAAAAAAATATAGAATATGGTGTTTACACCACAGACTTCAAAATGATTAAAGCTGGTTCCTTAGCACGTGCTAATGGCGGTTATCTTGTTTTAAATGCACTCGATATATTACGTGCCCCCCAAGTATGGGACACTTTAAAAAGAGTTGTAAAAAATCAAAAATTATTTATTGAAGATTTAGGTGAACAATACAGTATTTTAGCAACAAGCGGTTTGCGCCCAGAACCAATTCCTTTAAATGTAAAAATTATTTTAATCGGATCAGACTGGATATATCGCATGCTATATCAACATGATGAAGATTTTAATAAAATATTTAAAATTAAAGCAGATTTCGATGCGCAAATGGATCGCAGCAATAAAACCATGGAAGATTACGTTGAATTTATTTCAACCCGTACAAAAGTTGAAAATTTATTGCCATTTGATGACACAGGAATAGCAGCAATTATAGAATTTGGCAGCAGAATCGTAGATGATCAAGATAAATTAACAACCCGATTTAGCCTGATTAAAGACATTACTATTGAAGCCGATTTCATGGCAAAAGAACGGAAAACTAAAAAAGTCTCACGCAGTGATGTTGAAAAAGCAATTGAAGAACGATATATGCGCTCAGCAGCTATAGAAGATCACATTATTGAAATGTTGAAACGCAAAGATATTATTATTTCTACTTCATCTCGTCGTGTTGGAGAAATAAACGGCCTTGCTGTTTACTCATTAGGTGATCTTTCTTTTGGAGTGCCTACACGAATTACTTGCAGAACCTATAAAGGCAAACCTGGAATTTTAAATATCGAAAGAGAAGCTTCGCTTTCAGGTAAATTACACAATAAAGGCGTTAGTATTTTAACCAGCTGGCTGAACGCAACATTTGCCAAAAAATCGCCGGCAAATATTTCGGCGACAATTTGTTTCGAACAAAATTATAATGGAGTTGATGGTGACAGCGCAACTCTTGCAGAATTGTGTTTAGTTTTATCGACCATTGCCAATATTCCAATTGATCAAGGAATTGGAGTTACTGGATCGGTCAATCAATTTGGTGAAATACAGCCTATTGGTGGAGTCAATGAAAAGATTGAAGGTTTCTTTAAAACCTGCAATCTTCAAGGGCTCAACGGTCGACAAGGCTGTATTATACCAGTTCAAAATGTAAAACACCTCATGCTTAACCGTGATGTGCGACAAGCAATTGAAAAAAATGAATTCCATATTTGGCCCGTTTCCCGTGCAGAAGAAGCATTTGAACTTTTAACAGGTTTCCATGCAGGAACTTGGGATGATAAAAAATCATGCTTTGAAAAAGGGAGTGCATTTGAAAAAATATACAAAACCCTGCATTCAAAAACAGACCATAGTGAAAAGAAAGCTAAAAATTCACATAAAAAGGTAACTAAACCTAAAACAACACGTAAACCTTCAAGCCCAGTTAGAAAAAAAAGTACTAAAAAATGA
- a CDS encoding FtsB family cell division protein → MPVLSTFIYSMNGIEMTSPISNSAVFSKRFQSLARWVVVVVLWLIIGSIAIGKAGISNFMELISERNILVQTNMELEIQNQELEQTIAKLKSSPSKQERYLKQNFGYVEQDEYIFQFNTKNSFSFGAISHNSQIFSAESSR, encoded by the coding sequence GTGCCAGTGTTAAGCACTTTTATCTACTCTATGAATGGTATAGAAATGACCTCTCCCATCTCAAACTCTGCTGTGTTTTCTAAGAGATTTCAATCCCTTGCAAGATGGGTCGTTGTTGTCGTTCTTTGGCTTATTATTGGTTCAATAGCTATTGGCAAAGCTGGGATTTCTAATTTTATGGAACTGATCAGTGAAAGAAATATATTAGTTCAAACAAATATGGAGCTTGAAATACAAAATCAAGAACTCGAACAGACCATTGCTAAACTCAAAAGTTCGCCAAGTAAACAAGAACGCTACCTAAAGCAAAATTTTGGTTATGTAGAGCAAGATGAATATATATTTCAATTTAACACAAAAAATTCCTTTTCATTTGGAGCCATTTCGCATAACTCTCAAATCTTTTCTGCAGAATCTTCACGTTAG
- a CDS encoding DUF3299 domain-containing protein, with translation MRFSFKIILFILFGIVAGGVAVYLISRGDSVEQINTQYNNTRITEIDWNLLQKLDVTTGNIPKDLKVIDGAMIKIPGFIIPLEDNQDFVDEFLFVPSPMACIHVPPPPPNQIIHVKMASGKKAKMSYGPVWLTGKFILLENGGRKIKASYEMIGSQTMPYM, from the coding sequence ATGCGTTTTTCTTTTAAAATTATTCTTTTTATTCTATTTGGAATTGTTGCTGGTGGAGTTGCTGTTTACTTAATTTCCAGAGGGGATTCAGTTGAACAGATTAATACTCAATATAACAACACAAGGATAACTGAAATAGATTGGAATCTTTTACAGAAGCTAGATGTGACAACTGGGAATATTCCAAAAGATTTAAAAGTAATAGATGGCGCTATGATTAAAATTCCTGGTTTTATTATTCCCCTCGAAGACAATCAAGATTTTGTTGATGAGTTTTTATTCGTTCCATCCCCAATGGCTTGTATCCATGTCCCACCACCACCACCCAATCAAATCATTCATGTAAAAATGGCATCAGGGAAAAAAGCGAAAATGTCTTATGGACCAGTTTGGCTGACAGGAAAATTTATTCTGCTCGAAAATGGGGGAAGGAAAATAAAAGCGTCTTATGAAATGATAGGATCACAAACGATGCCTTATATGTAA
- a CDS encoding amino acid--tRNA ligase-related protein, translated as MNSKKNPLLLQNLYELRRVHSVTQRLSMGRVFFLDNKMGLCDATGTIWPVNVHNEAYEEEIQSGDIILFSCNIIRNRSHKLNEYIDNCYLIEITNIINKTTCLAPWQNAFISSPIPNSTFLFPENIISIERQKNTHFYPSPASERMKSILQRNRCLERTKAFFVNRGFIQVETPTLVPSGGVEVYLNTFTTSYIDHRGNSWQLELPTSPEFALKKIMVEGTAKIFQLAHAYRNQGEISQQHEPEFIMLEWYRAGATLQQIMHDTQTLVQTLANFIGSTEEIPKQWPQFRIDDLFKKLININLAEVQDRDIFYAKAKDLSLSIVENDDWDSLFYKLFMEKVEPFLKEQTACFVTHYPIQMGALAAQEVVPDKTQKSSIKKPYVERCEAFLFGVEICNAYLELIDANNLLVRFQNTTEKRPSLKRDSIFENAMQFGLPPCAGNALGIDRVIALLLGQKEIAKLYPIPFLSQFPAETVAKE; from the coding sequence ATGAATTCTAAGAAAAATCCTCTTTTATTACAAAATCTCTATGAATTGCGACGTGTTCACTCCGTAACGCAAAGACTTTCGATGGGAAGAGTATTTTTTTTAGATAACAAAATGGGTTTGTGTGATGCAACAGGAACTATTTGGCCCGTAAACGTGCACAATGAAGCCTATGAAGAAGAAATACAATCTGGAGATATTATATTATTTTCCTGTAATATCATAAGGAATAGATCACATAAATTAAATGAATATATAGATAATTGTTACTTAATTGAAATCACAAATATAATAAATAAAACCACATGCCTAGCTCCTTGGCAGAATGCTTTTATTTCTTCTCCTATTCCAAACAGTACATTTTTATTTCCAGAAAATATAATTTCTATTGAGAGACAAAAAAATACACATTTTTATCCTTCACCTGCTTCAGAAAGAATGAAAAGCATTCTGCAGCGCAATCGTTGTTTAGAGCGGACAAAAGCTTTTTTTGTCAATCGTGGATTTATCCAAGTTGAGACTCCCACTCTGGTACCAAGCGGAGGAGTTGAGGTTTATTTAAATACTTTTACAACTAGTTACATCGATCACAGGGGCAATTCTTGGCAATTGGAATTGCCAACAAGTCCTGAATTCGCTTTAAAAAAAATAATGGTTGAAGGAACAGCTAAAATATTTCAACTGGCGCATGCTTACCGCAATCAAGGAGAGATCTCACAACAACATGAACCAGAGTTTATTATGCTTGAATGGTATCGAGCTGGCGCAACTCTGCAACAAATAATGCACGACACACAAACTCTCGTACAAACTTTAGCAAATTTTATTGGGAGCACTGAAGAAATCCCAAAGCAGTGGCCCCAATTTAGAATCGATGATTTATTTAAAAAACTTATAAATATCAATTTAGCAGAAGTACAAGATAGAGATATTTTTTACGCTAAAGCAAAAGATTTGAGTTTATCGATAGTAGAGAATGATGATTGGGACTCTCTTTTTTACAAGCTCTTTATGGAAAAAGTAGAACCTTTTTTGAAAGAACAGACAGCTTGTTTTGTCACTCACTATCCTATTCAAATGGGAGCCTTAGCAGCACAAGAGGTTGTACCTGATAAAACACAAAAAAGTTCAATAAAAAAACCATATGTAGAACGCTGTGAAGCTTTTTTATTTGGTGTCGAAATATGCAATGCCTATTTAGAATTGATTGATGCTAACAATCTTCTAGTTCGATTTCAGAACACTACGGAAAAAAGGCCTTCTCTCAAACGCGATTCTATATTTGAAAATGCCATGCAATTTGGCCTTCCGCCCTGTGCTGGCAATGCATTAGGAATTGATCGTGTTATCGCTCTTTTACTTGGTCAAAAAGAAATTGCAAAACTGTACCCAATTCCATTCTTAAGTCAATTTCCCGCTGAAACCGTTGCCAAAGAATAA
- a CDS encoding RecQ family ATP-dependent DNA helicase, with translation MQTDFVLKCEEFAKSNFSLSELRPAQREVLAQIFEKKFVIATLPTGAGKTLLYSLPALFFSNETVLVISPLISLMRDQERRMSDASIPCVVFTSEQSEEERKIAWTKLRNREAKIIFASPERFVLPSFLNALAKINISMAVIDEAHCVVTWGHNFRPEYSEIGKILTKLEPPRILALTATAGRNSRQDIIKRVFPENVQVSEYISKPLAENVFVESHRVFSVDEQWEKLVKIINESSSQKILVYFQSRILCEEAVRKLRKLKIHSVAYHAGLPKIERRSVEQYVHDTTQKSVICATTAFGMGVDVSGILLVIVFGFPSNIEEFFQMLGRGGRGGEPSRGLLLWTGSDPIKREFQFKSSFPEPSVFLELTASFIKFMPNSFGESCFVYKTDLLNVIKTKKEQDKLKKLETICAGLRICNALEDTRIGESYLIIKVAAHLTFADVLASLPIGITKRKKVLEGLTSLVEKSWISLRGGQCVISLKMLADASEMNVTSCEQVFLHYDEQKIISFAKIESEHAKQGVILKNGYVHLQKELPRYISARSHFHASLRELDKLSTSATCRLSASFEFFAPRHIQGASKNLWRCMQCDICIRKRTE, from the coding sequence ATGCAAACAGATTTTGTCCTAAAATGCGAAGAATTCGCAAAATCAAATTTTTCCCTGTCCGAATTACGTCCTGCCCAACGGGAAGTTCTTGCACAGATTTTTGAAAAAAAGTTTGTAATTGCAACACTCCCGACAGGGGCTGGTAAAACACTTTTATATTCACTTCCAGCTTTATTTTTCAGCAATGAGACTGTGCTTGTCATCAGTCCCTTGATTTCTCTTATGCGAGATCAAGAGAGACGTATGAGCGATGCTTCAATCCCCTGTGTTGTTTTTACATCAGAACAATCCGAAGAAGAACGAAAAATTGCGTGGACTAAATTGAGAAACCGAGAAGCTAAAATTATTTTTGCTTCTCCTGAACGATTTGTGTTACCTTCTTTTTTAAATGCACTCGCAAAAATTAATATCAGTATGGCAGTAATTGATGAAGCGCACTGTGTGGTGACTTGGGGACATAATTTCCGTCCAGAATATTCTGAAATTGGAAAAATATTAACTAAGTTAGAACCACCACGTATACTTGCACTTACAGCAACTGCAGGACGAAATAGCAGACAAGATATTATTAAAAGAGTTTTTCCTGAAAATGTTCAAGTCTCTGAATATATATCAAAACCCTTAGCTGAAAATGTTTTTGTTGAAAGTCACCGCGTTTTTTCTGTTGATGAACAGTGGGAAAAACTAGTTAAAATAATCAATGAGTCTTCATCACAAAAAATCCTTGTTTATTTTCAATCACGCATTCTTTGCGAAGAAGCAGTCCGAAAATTAAGAAAACTAAAAATTCACTCTGTTGCTTACCATGCAGGCTTGCCAAAGATTGAGCGGCGCAGTGTTGAACAATATGTGCACGATACAACTCAAAAATCTGTTATTTGTGCCACAACCGCTTTTGGCATGGGAGTGGATGTTTCAGGAATACTTCTTGTTATTGTCTTTGGTTTTCCAAGTAATATAGAAGAATTTTTTCAAATGCTCGGCCGTGGAGGACGAGGAGGAGAGCCTTCACGTGGTTTGTTACTTTGGACTGGCTCCGATCCCATTAAAAGAGAATTTCAATTTAAATCGTCGTTCCCAGAGCCCTCAGTATTTTTAGAACTCACAGCATCGTTTATAAAGTTTATGCCGAATTCATTTGGTGAAAGTTGCTTTGTATATAAAACAGATTTATTAAATGTTATAAAAACAAAAAAGGAACAAGATAAATTAAAAAAATTAGAAACGATTTGTGCTGGCTTGAGAATATGCAATGCATTGGAAGACACACGGATTGGTGAGTCATATTTAATTATCAAAGTTGCAGCACATTTGACATTTGCAGATGTTCTTGCCTCCCTCCCAATTGGTATAACGAAACGAAAAAAAGTATTAGAAGGTCTAACATCTCTTGTAGAAAAGAGTTGGATTTCTCTAAGGGGCGGGCAATGCGTCATTTCGTTAAAAATGCTTGCGGATGCATCTGAAATGAATGTCACAAGTTGTGAACAGGTTTTTTTGCACTATGATGAACAAAAAATCATTAGTTTTGCTAAAATAGAGAGTGAACATGCAAAACAAGGTGTAATTTTGAAAAATGGCTATGTGCATTTGCAAAAAGAACTGCCGAGATATATTTCTGCCCGAAGCCATTTTCATGCAAGCTTGCGTGAACTTGACAAATTGTCTACTTCAGCAACGTGTAGGTTGTCTGCAAGCTTTGAATTCTTTGCCCCACGACATATACAAGGCGCATCAAAAAATCTTTGGCGTTGCATGCAGTGTGATATTTGCATTAGAAAGAGGACGGAATGA
- a CDS encoding PAS domain-containing protein, producing MFSIVNILGEVLFASEGLKNFLGITNEEIIGKPSYDFTLQDENHEISEAHEKLITEIGIVTKIKFRLIHKSGELFWVESTTKSFTQKNSEDIMFFCLFKQIHCF from the coding sequence ATGTTTTCAATTGTGAATATACTTGGTGAAGTGTTATTTGCATCCGAAGGATTAAAAAACTTCTTAGGTATTACAAACGAAGAAATCATAGGAAAACCTTCATATGATTTCACCTTGCAAGATGAAAATCACGAAATTTCAGAAGCGCATGAAAAACTAATCACAGAAATTGGCATCGTGACAAAAATTAAATTTAGATTAATTCATAAATCTGGTGAATTATTCTGGGTTGAATCCACCACTAAATCCTTTACTCAAAAAAATTCTGAAGATATAATGTTCTTTTGTTTATTTAAACAAATTCATTGCTTTTAA